The following are from one region of the Falco biarmicus isolate bFalBia1 chromosome 1, bFalBia1.pri, whole genome shotgun sequence genome:
- the CCKAR gene encoding cholecystokinin receptor type A, which produces MEVVDVSFLGNGTNITAFLCDIIFENDTFFCVEEPPYPSKDLHQIIRVLLYCLIFLLSILGNILVITVLIRNKRMRTVTNTFLLSLAVSDLMLCLFCMPFTLIPNLLKDFIFGSAVCKTATYFMGVSVSVSTFNLVAISLERYSAICKPLQSRVWQTKSHALKVIAATWCVSFTIMSPYPIYSKLVPFTKYNNTTANMCRLLWPSDVIQQSWYTFLLLILFLIPGIIMMVAYGLISLELYRGIKFDASQRKSSQERKVSTCSTKYEDGDGCYLNKTKRKRKMPLQQLSATSHSKIDRVRSSSSSANLMAKKLVIRMLVVIVILFFLCWTPIFSVNAWRAFDTASADQRLSGAPISFIHLLSYTSACVNPIIYCFMNKRFRMGFLATFTCCAKQKPPAIRGEVGDEEEGKTTGASLSKCSYTHMNASAPP; this is translated from the exons ATGGAAGTAGTTGATGTTAGCTTCCTTGGGAACGGTACGAATATTACTGCTTTCCTGTGTGATATCATCTTTGAAAATGacacttttttctgtgtggaagAACCACCTTATCCTTCTAAAG ATTTGCATCAGATAATTCGGGTTCTGCTGTATTGCTTGATATTTCTGCTCAGCATTTTGGGGAACATTCTGGTAATTACAGTGCTGATAAGAAACAAACGGATGAGAACAGTCACCAACACATTTCTGCTGTCACTAGCAGTCAGCGACCTGatgctctgccttttctgcatGCCATTCACCCTCATTCCCAACCTgctgaaagattttatttttggtagtgctgtttgcaaaactgCCACTTATTTCATGG GTGTCTCTGTAAGTGTCTCTACATTCAACCTGGTTGCCATATCTTTGGAGAGATACAGTGCCATTTGCAAACCTCTGCAGTCCAGGGTCTGGCAAACAAAATCTCATGCCTTGAAAGTGATTGCTGCTACCTGGTGTGTTTCCTTTACTATCATGTCACCATACCCAATTTACAGCAAACTGGTACCTTTTACCAAGTATAACAACACCACAGCAAATATGTGTCGGCTCCTTTGGCCAAGTGATGTCATTCAGCAGTCCTG GTACACTTTCCTGCTACTTATACTCTTTCTTATACCTGGGATTATAATGATGGTTGCCTATGGCCTGATTTCTTTGGAACTCTATAGAGGAATAAAATTTGATGCCAGCCAGAGAAAATCTTCACAAG aaagaaaagtaagtaCCTGCAGCACCAAATATGAGGATGGAGATGGATGCTAcctcaacaaaaccaaaagaaaaaggaaaatgccattGCAACAGCTCTCTGCTACTAGCCATAGCAAAATAgacagggtgagaagcagcagctcttctgccAACTTAATGGCCAAGAAACTCGTCATCCGTATGTTGGTGGTGAtagtgattttgtttttcctttgctggaCTCCCATCTTCAGCGTGAACGCCTGGCGCGCGTTTGACACTGCCTCGGCAGACCAGCGTCTCTCAGGGGCTCCCATCTCCTTTATCCACTTGTTGTCCTACACTTCTGCCTGTGTGAACCCTATCATATACTGCTTTATGAACAAGCGTTTCCGCATGGGTTTTCTAGCCACTTTCACCTGCTGTGCAAAGCAAAAGCCCCCTGCGATACGGGGGGAGGTCGGTGatgaagaggaggggaagacaACAGGGGCTTCACTCTCCAAATGTTCTTATACGCACATGAATGCATCTGCTCCTCCCTGA